CCCGCCCATTTTCCCCTATCCACCCCGCCTCCCCCCGCGATAACCTGACCGAAACAGGGAGACCCCAATGAAGCGTCAATCCATGGTCGCCTATGGCGAGCCGCTCACCGAGACCGAGATCGCAACGCCGGAGCCTACCGGCACCCAGGTGCTCCTGCGCGTCACCCAATGCGGCGTCTGCCACAGCGATCTGCATCTGCATGAGGGCCATTTCGACCTCGGCGAGGGCAAGCAGCTCGACGTCAAGGCCGGCCGCACTTTGCCCTTCACTCTGGGCCACGAGATCGCCGCCGAAGTGGCAAAATTCGGTCCCGAGGCGACCGGCGTCTCCCCCGGCCAGCGCTTTGCCGTCTATGCCTGGATCGGCTGCGGCGAGTGTTCCCGCTGCGCCCGCGGCGACGAGCATCTCTGCGAGGTCCAGCATCATATCGGCATCTATGAGGATGGCGGCTATGCGACCCATGTCATGGTCCCGCACCCCCGCTATCTGATCCCCATCGACGGCGTCGACCCGCTGCTTGCCGGCAGTTATATGTGTTCGGGGCTGACCACCTTCTCGGCGCTCAAGAAGGTGGAGAAACCCATGCAGGACGGCCCGCTCCTCCTCCTCGGCATGGGCGGCCTCGGCATGATGGCCCTGCAATTTGCAAAAGCCATGACCAGCCAGCCCATCATCGCCGCCGACATTGCCCCCGCCAAGCGCGAGGCGGCCCTCGCTCTGGGCGCGGCCATGGCCGTCGATCCGACCGACCGGGAGGCGCGCAAGGCGGTCCTCTCCCGCTTCGGCAAGATCGCGGCGGCCACCGATTATGTGGGCACGCCCGAGACGATCGGCTTCGCCACCGGCCTGCTGGGGCGCGGGGCGTCGATCGTGGTGGTGGGGCTGATGGGCGGCAAGCTGTCCCTGTCCTCGGCCATGTTCCCCTTGCGGCCCATGAGCCTCATCGGCACCTATGCGGGCTCCCTCCCCGAGGCGCATGCCATGATGGACATGGTCCGCGCCGGCAAGATCGCCCCCATCCCCGTCGACCGCCGCCCCATGACGGAGGTCAACCAGGCCCTCACCGACCTCGCCGCCGGCCGCGTCACCGGCCGCGTCGTCCTGACCCCCTGACCACCCCGTCATCCCGGACGAAGCGCCGCGCGAAGCGGTGCCGCGCAGATCCGGGACCCCGTCCCGCAAGGGAAAGCCCCCGTCATCCTCGGGCTTCGCTCAAACCGTCATCCTCGGGCTCGACCCGAGGATCCAGGGGCCACACGGCACACCCTTTCCCCCGCGACCCTGGATCCTCGGGTCAAGCCCGAGGATGACGCAGTGCAAGCGGCAGGCACCCGCGCCAGGCACCCGCGGCAGGGCACCCCCACGCCGCATCCTACCCGCGCGCCGCATCCTGCTCCCGGAGCGCCGTCTTGAGGATCTTCCCGTAATTGTTCTTCGGCAGCGCCTCGACGAACACATAGTCCTTCGGCCGCTTGAACCGCGCGATCCGCTCCAGGCACAGCGCATCCAGCGCTTTGGGGCTCGCCTCGCCCACCACATAGGCGACGACCACCTCGCCCCAGTCCGGATCCGGCCGGCCGATCACCGAGACCTCGACCACCTTCTCGTGTTCGAGCAGCACCTCCTCGATCTCGCGCGGATAGATGTTCGTGCCGCCGGAAATAATGAGATCCTTCGACCGGTCCTTCAGCGTCAGCGAGCCCTCCGCATCGAGGGCACCCATGTCGCCGGTCATCAGCCAGCCATCCCGGATCGTCGTCTCCGTGGCCTCCGGGTTCTGCCAATAGCCTTTCATGACGATGGGCCCGCGCACGGCGATCTCCCCGGTCTCGCCGAGGCCCACGTCGCGCCCCTCGCCATCCACGGTCCGCACCTCCAGGCAGGCAAACGGCACGCCCACCGAGGCGAGCCGCTCCAGCCAGCGCGGATGGGTCTTCTCCGCGATCACCTGCCGGCTCAGGGTGGTGATCGTCATGGGGCTCTCCCCCTGGCCGAAGATCTGCACCATGCGCGGCCCGAACCGCTCCAGGGCGGCGCGGGCATCCTCCACATACATGGGGCCCCCTCCATAGATGATGCTGCGGAAGGCGGTCTCGTCGAAATCGAGATTGCTCGCCAGCATCCGCTTCACCATGGTCGGTGCGGCGAACATCGAAAGGTTCCGCCAATGGGCGGCGAGTGCGAAGATCTCCTCCGGCTCGAAGCCGCCGCTTTCGGGGATCACATTGATGCCCCCGCGCAGGATGTGCGGCAGGATATAGAGGCCCGAGCCATGGCTCATGGGAGCCGCATGCAGGATCGAATCTCCCGGCGCCGTCGGGTCGACCTCCGCCAGATAGGCCTGCGACATCACCGAGAGATTGCCATGGCTCAGCATGGCGCCCTTGGGCCGGCCCGTCGTCCCCGACGTATAGAACAGCCAGGCGAGGTCATCGTCGGCCCGCGCCACGCTGGCGATCGGGGCCGGCGCGAGACACTCCTCATAGGCGCCATCGCCGATGATCAGCAGGGCCTCGAGACTGTTCGGGGCGAAGGGCTCCACCGTCTCGGCGAGACTGTCGGAGACGAAGGCGAGCCGGCTGCCCGACTGCTCCAGGATATAGCCGAACTCGGCCCCGTGCAGCTTGGCATTGCAGGGCACCGCCACCAGGCCCGCCATCCAGATGCCATAGAGGATTTCGAGATAGTCCGGGGTGTTCTTGGCGATGATGGCGACCCGGTCGCCGGTCTCGAGCCCATAGGTCGCGCGCAGCGACGCCGCAAGCGCACCGGCCCGCCGGCTGAGCGCGCCATAGCTGAGCACCGGCTGCGTCCCCAGCGCCACCGCCACCCGCTCCGGCTCCGCCCGCCCCCACCGCTCCAGCCACATCGCGACATTCATGACTTCACCTCCTGAACTCCACCGTCATCCCGGACGAAGCGCAGCGCCGAGCCGGGCCCCCTGCCACCCCCTCCGAGTCATCCCGGACGGAGCGCAGCGCAGATCCGGGACCCCATGCGGCTCGGGAAAGCCCCTCATCCTCGGGCTTCTCCTCCCGTCATCCTCGGGCTTGACCCGAGGATCCAGGAGCCACACGGCACACCCTTTCCCCCGCAACCCTGGATCCTCGGGTCAAGCCCGAGGATGACGAACTGCAAGCGGCAGCCACCCGCGCTCAGCCACCCCCACCCCCTCCACGTCATCCCGGACGGAGCGCAGCGCAGATCCGGGACCTCATGCGGCTCGGGGATCCCGGGTCAAGCCCGGGATGACAGCCAGAGGAAACCCCCCCCACCCCTCAAACATACTCCGGCCGTTGCGGCGTAAACACGTCGAAATTGAGGACCGGTTCGTCCCCGATCACCTCGCCCCAATGGGTGACGTTGGGCGGCACCACCAGGAGCCCGCCCGGGCCGAGGATGTGGCTGTCCTCGCCCACGAAGAACTTGATCCTCCCCTGCAGGATATACGCGATCTGCTCGTTGGGATGGCTGTGCGGCTTGGGCTCGTGCCCCGGCATGAGCTTGTGCAGCGTCACGGTCGCCCCCTCGCCATGGAACACCTTGCGCTCCACCCCCTCGCGCACCGGCGTCCAGGGAATGCTGTTCCAGTCGATGTGGTGCAGGCTCATGACGAAAATCCTCTATTTTGCAGCGCCCAGGATGCCCCCCGGGCGGATGAACAGGAACAGCAGCAACACGGTCAGCGCCGCTACGTTCTTGAGGCCGGCATCCAGGAACACGACCGCCAGCGCCTGGGCGAGCCCCAGCGCGATGCCCCCGAGAAACGCTCCGAACGGCTTGCCGAACCCGCCGACGATGGCCGCGATGAAGCCGGAGATCGCAAACGGCACGCCCACATTGAACGCCGTATACTGCGTCGGCGTGATGAGGATGCCGGCGATGGCCCCCAGTCCGGCGCTGAGCGCGAATGACAAGGCCAGCATCCGCGACACCGGGATGCCCTGCAGCATGGCCGCCTCCCGGTTGATGGCACAGGCCCGCATGGCCTTGCCCACCTTCGTCGATTTGAAGAAGATCCCTAGGGCGGCGATGATCAGCAGCGAGGCGACCACGATCCAGATCAACTGATAGCTGATCGCCACCGTCCCCACCCTGAGCGGCGGCAGGTCGGTGAACACCGGCAGGCTTTTCGGCTGGTCGCCCACCAGGATGAGGGCGGCCCGCTCCACCACGATTTGCGCGGCCAGCGTCGCCAGGATCATGACGAAGATCGTCGCCTTGCGGTCCCACAGCGGCCGCACCACGACCCGTTCCAGCACCACGCCGCTGAGCGCCACCAGCACCGTGGCGGCGGCCGCCGCCGCCAGCATCGGCCAGCCCAGGCTCGCAAAGAACGTATAGGTCACGATGCCCCCCAGCATCACGAAGGCGCCTTGCGCGAAATTCACGATGCCGCTGGCATTGTAGATGACGCAGAAGCCGATGCCGATCAGCCCGTAGATGAGGCCCGTGCCGATGCCGCTGATCATGGCCTGGGCGAGGAATGTCGGATCAGGCATCGAGACTCTCCGTATCGCCCAGATAGGCGCGCAGCACCGCCGGGTCTTCCTTCACCTGCCCCGGCGTGCCCTCGGCGATCTTCTTGCCGAAATCCAGCACCACGACCTTGTCCGCCGTATTCATCACCAGCGTCATGTCGTGCTCGATCAGCAGCACGGTCGTGCCCTGGTCCGCAATGCGCCGGATCATCTCCGCGAGCTTGCGGCTTTCATCCGTGTTGAGGCCTGCCGCCGGCTCGTCGAGTGCGATGAGCTTGGGCTCCGTCGCCAGCGCCCGGGCGATCTCCAGGAGCCGCTGCTGGCCATAGGGCAGGACGGCGGCCTTCGTCTTGGCCTGGGTATGGAGGCCGACGAAATCCAGAAGCTCCAGCGCCTTCGCCGTCACCGCCTGTTCTGCGCGCCGGGCCTGCGGCGTGCGGAACAGGGCCGCGAACAGCCCGCCCGTCGTATGCAGATGCCGGCCGACCTTGACGTTCTCCAGCACCGTCAGGTCCTGGAACAGCTGCACCAGCTGGAAGGTCCGCACCAGCCCCCGCGCCGCCACCTTGTCGGGCGAGAGCCCCGTGGTCTCCTGTCCCTCGAAGAAGATGCGCCCGTCGCTGGGCGCGATCGCCCCCGACAGCAGGTTGAACAGCGTGGTCTTGCCGGCGCCATTGGGCCCGATCACCGCGGTCACGCCCTCAGCCGGCACCTCGAAGCTCACGGCGTCGACGGCCACCAAGCCGCCGAAGCGTCGCGTCACGTTGTCGAGCCTGAGGCGCGCGCTCATGACCCGCCCTCCCGCCGCCGCCACAGATCGGCGAGGCCGGCGAGCCCTTTCGGCATGTAGATGAGGATCAGGATCAGCGCCGTGCCATAGACCAGGTCCTGGTAATCGGCGAATTGCCGAAACGTCTCCGGCAGCACATTGATGATCACCGCTCCGATCAGCGGCCCCATGATGGTGCCGATGCCGCCGATATAGAGCATGGTGAAGGCGAGGATCACCATGTGCAGCCCGAACACTTCCGGGCTCACGAAGCCCACCACATGCACATAGAGCGAGCCCGCCAGGGCAGCGAAGCCCGCCGAGATCAGGAAGGCCATGAGCTTGTAGCGCGCCACATTGATGCCCAGCGCCCGGGCCGCATCCTCGCTCCCGGCGATCGCCACGAAGGCCCTCCCCAGCCGCGAATGGCGGATCCCGGCGGCAGCCGCCAGGGTGAGGCCCGCCACGATCAGCAGCATGGTGAGCATCTGGCGGTCCGAATAGACCTCGTAGCCCGCAACCCCCATGGGCGGCACGCCGGAGATGCCCATATAGCCCGCCGTGACCGAATCCCATTCGACCGCGATTTCATAGGCGATCAGCCCCAGGGCCAGCGTCGCCATGGCGAGATAGTGCCCCTTGAGCCTGAGCGTCGGATAGCCGACGATCGCCGCCACGGTGACCGCCCCGATGATGCCGACCGGCAGCGCCGTCAGCGGGCTCCAGCCATAGGTCGTGGTCAGCACCGCCGAGGCATAGCCGCTGATGGCCGCAAACGCATTCTGCCCGAACGACACCTGTCCGGCATAGCCCATGAACAGGTTCAGCCCGGTCACGAAGATCGTGTAGATCAGCGCGAAATTCACCACCGAGATGACATAGCCGCTGCCCGTATAGGCGTAGGCGATGAGGCCTGCCCCGGCGATCCACGGCACGACAGCCATCGCCTTCCGCCAGGCGGGATCAGGCGAAGTAATACTGGGCGAGGTCGTCATGAGACTTGATTTCACGGGGATCCAGTTCCGCGACCACGCGGCCCACCGACAGGAGATAGGCCCGGTTCGCGAGCTTGAGCGCCAGGGGAGCCTTCTGCTCGACCAGCAGGATCGACAGCCCGGCGCGGTTGAGTTCGCCAAGAGTTTCGAGGATTTCGCCGATGACGCGCGGTGCGAGACCCAGCGACGGCTCGTCCAGCAGCAGCACCTTGGGCTCCGCCATGAGCGCCCGGCCCACCGCCAGCATTTGCTGCTCGCCGCCCGACAGCGAGCCGGCGATCTGGCTCATGCGCTCCTTGAGGCGGGGAAATAGCCCCAGCACGCGAGCCTCGCGGCGCTGGAATTCGGCCCGGTCATTGAGCAGATAGGCCCCGAGCTCGAGATTTTCCTTCACGCTCATGGGCCCGAAGATGCCGCGCCCTTCCGGCACCAGCACCACGCCGCGCGCCGCCGTCTTGACGGGATTGCCGCGGGGAAGCGTTTCCCCGCGGAACGTGACGCTGCCGCTCGTGGTGACGAGGCCGAGAATGGCGCGCATGAGCGTCGACTTGCCCGCGCCATTGGGTCCCAGCACCGCCACCAGCTCGCCCTCGCCCACCACGAGATCGGTCGGATGCAGCGCCTCCACATGCCCGTAGCGGGCGGAGAGCTTGTCCGTTTCGATGATCCTGGACTGGGGCGAGGCGACGGCCATTACTCGACGACCTTCACCTGGCCGCCGATGATCTGGCCGAGCACGAACGGGTTCTCGGTGATGCCCTGGTGGTTCTGGGCCGAGAAGTTGTAGATGCCCGTCGTGCCCTGATAGCCCGAGATCGTCTCGAGATTGTTGCGCACGTCGGGGCCGAGGACCGACTGGCCCTTCTCGATGGCGGCCACCGTCAGCATGACGCCGTCCCAGCCGCGGCTGGCCCAGTTCGGGTCCCGGTCGGCGAACTTCTTCTTCCAGGGTCCCAGGAACTCGCCGATCTCGTCCTTCAGCGGGCTCTGCGGCAGGGCGTCATAGACCTGGCTCGGCGAGGCCACGAAGAAGAACTTGTCGCCCAGCACTTCCGCCACCGGACGGAACACCGCGAGGTCTTCGAGGCTCGTCAGCAGCAGCATGTCGAGGCCGAGCTGCTTGATGTTCTTGGCCGCGGTCAGGGTGGTCCCGCCCAGGCCGATCTTGAGGATCGCGCCCGCGCCGGCGGCGTTCATCTTCGAGATGATCACCGACAGGTCCGCGTCATTGGTCTTGTACTGTTCGATGCCGACGATCTCGAGGCCGTAATCCTTCGCGATCTTGGCGGCCACGTCCTTCTGCAGATTGGCATAGGGCGAGGGGTCGTGCATCACGCCGATCTTCTTGATCTGCGTCTTGTCCTTGAGATATTGCAGCCGCGTCTCGACCTCGAACCGCGCCGGCGGCAGGGTCGTGAACGCCCATTCCACATCCTTCGGCGTCTTCGGCAGGATCGAGCACAGCATCATCGGCGTCTCGGCCCGCACCACTTGCGGGGCGGCCGCCATGTTCCCGGCCGACACGCAGCCGGAGATGAAGATGTTGACCCCGTCGGAGATCATCTTGCGATAGACCGTCACCGAATCCTGCGGCTCCGAACGATTGTCCTCCACCGTCACCATGAGCTGGCGGCCGAGCACGCCGCCATTGGCGTTGACCACCTCGACGGCGGTCTGCACCCCGTCCGACCAGGCCCGGTCGACGGTCGCCGCATAGCCGGTGAGGCCGGCCGAGATCCCGATCTTGTAGGGGTCTTCCGCCTGCGCCGACGTCGCCATGATCCCGGCGGCGATGATGCCGGCAAGCGTGGCCGGCAAACTGCGTCTTGCACTCATTCTTGTCTCCTCCCTTTGGTTGAACCTTACTCTAACATCGTCATCCCGCGTATTCCCACGGCGTCATCCCGGCCAAGCGCAGCGCAGAGCCGGGACCCCATGCGGCTCGGGGACCCCGCGCCGCCAGGGACCCCCTGCCCCCCGGGATCCCGGGTCAAGCCCGGGACGACCTAGTCGCCGACCACCGACCCGTACCCCCCGCCGCCCGGCGTATCGAGCACCACCACGTCATGGGCATTCATGGTCAGCTTGCGCGCCTCGCTCACATCCTCGCCATTCACCGTGAACCGGCCATGGGCGCCCGGCCCGCCGCCGCCGACGCCTTCCGGCCCCTCATGCAGCCGGCTCGGCACCGCGTTCAACAGCCACGGGTCCTCCGTCATCATGTGGAAGGCGATGGTCTGCCCCTCGCCGCCCCGCATCCGCCCCGTGCCGCCGGAGCCTTCGCGCAGCTCCTTGCGGTCGAACAGGATCGGCATGGCCGCCTCCAGGATCTCGATCGGCACGGCCGCGACGCCCGTCGGATAGCAGGTCGCACTCGGCCCCACCTTCTCGGCCCTGGCCCCCATGCCGCCGGAATAGTTGAACATGGACGAGGTGAAGGGCTCGCCATCGGCGCGCTTGCCCTGGATCTGGATCGTCCACACGGCCCCCGACCCCTCCGCCAGCACCCGCTCCGGCATCACCTGGTAGAGCGCCTTCAGGATCGGCATCGGCACATACATGCCCACCACATGGCGCGCATTCACAGGGGCCGGATATTTGCAGTTGATGATCGAGCCTTCTGGTGCCTTGACCTTGATCGGTGCCAGCGATCCCGTGTTGTTCGGCAGCTCCGGATTGAGGCAGCTGCGGACCGCGAAGGTCGAATAAGCATGGGTGTAGTTCAACACCACATTGATGCCCGTCGAGGTCTGCATCGAGGATCCGTCGAAATCGACGATGATCTCGCCCTTGTCCGTATCCACCGTGACCGCGGTCTTGAGCGTGATCACCTGGCCGCCGGGCACGTCGAAATTGCTCTCCCCGTGATAGGTCCCGGGCTTCAGCGCGCGGATCGCCGTCCGCGTCGCCTCTTCCGAGCGGTCGATGATCTCGTCCGACAGGCTCTCGATATCCACAAGCCCGTGGCGGCCGCACATGGCGATCAAGCGCTCGGCTGCATGCTCGCCCGCCGACACCTGCGCCGAGAGGTCGCCGAACACCGCATCGGGCGTTCTCACATTGCGGCGGATCATGGCATGCAGCGTCTCGTTCGCCTGGCCCTTGTCATAGAGCTTCAGCGGCGGGATCCACAGGCCCTCCTCATGCACGTCGCGCGCCCCCGCCCCGATGCCGTAGCCGCCGATATCCGTATGATGGATGGTCGAGCCGATATAGGCGAGCAGCCGGTCGCCGTCGAAGATCGGCGTCAGCGTGGTGATGTCGAAGAAATGCCCCGCCGAAAGCCACGGGTCGTTGGTGATCAGCACGTCCCCGGGCGCGATGTTGTTGCCGAAGATCCGTGCCAGATGGGCGCCCGCGAAGGCCAGCGAATTGATGTGCCCCGGCGTGCCGGTATTCGCCTGCACCACCATGCGCCCGCGCCGGTCGAACAGGGCGCAGGCGAGATCGCCCGCCTCCCGCACGATGGGTGAGAAGGCGATGCGCTGCAGCGCCTTCGCCCGCTCGGTGACGATGCCGATGAGGTTCGACCAGAGGATTTCGAGTTCGACGCCGTCCATGGTTTAAGCACTCCTCGCGACGATGCAGCCATAGGCGTCGATCGTGGCGGTCCAGTTCGGGGGCAGGATGGTGGTGGTCTCGCGCTCTTCGATGATGGCGGGACCGGCAATCGTCTGGCCGACGGCGAGGCTCGCCCGGTCATAGACCGGTGCCGTCGCCCCGTCGCTCCAGGCCTCGACCATACGGTGACCCTTCGGCTTGCCTTCGGCGCTGGGCGGCTGGCCGGCCGGGTGGAACGGCACGACGGGGCCGCGCGCCGTCAGGCGCCAGGTCACGAGTTCGATCGGCACATGGCTCGGATTGACGCCGTAGAGCCCGTGATAGGCGGCCTCGAAGGCCTTTGCGATCGCATGGGCATCGCGCGCCGCGCGCGGATCGGCGTCGA
This genomic stretch from Rhodoligotrophos appendicifer harbors:
- a CDS encoding alcohol dehydrogenase translates to MKRQSMVAYGEPLTETEIATPEPTGTQVLLRVTQCGVCHSDLHLHEGHFDLGEGKQLDVKAGRTLPFTLGHEIAAEVAKFGPEATGVSPGQRFAVYAWIGCGECSRCARGDEHLCEVQHHIGIYEDGGYATHVMVPHPRYLIPIDGVDPLLAGSYMCSGLTTFSALKKVEKPMQDGPLLLLGMGGLGMMALQFAKAMTSQPIIAADIAPAKREAALALGAAMAVDPTDREARKAVLSRFGKIAAATDYVGTPETIGFATGLLGRGASIVVVGLMGGKLSLSSAMFPLRPMSLIGTYAGSLPEAHAMMDMVRAGKIAPIPVDRRPMTEVNQALTDLAAGRVTGRVVLTP
- a CDS encoding AMP-binding protein; amino-acid sequence: MNVAMWLERWGRAEPERVAVALGTQPVLSYGALSRRAGALAASLRATYGLETGDRVAIIAKNTPDYLEILYGIWMAGLVAVPCNAKLHGAEFGYILEQSGSRLAFVSDSLAETVEPFAPNSLEALLIIGDGAYEECLAPAPIASVARADDDLAWLFYTSGTTGRPKGAMLSHGNLSVMSQAYLAEVDPTAPGDSILHAAPMSHGSGLYILPHILRGGINVIPESGGFEPEEIFALAAHWRNLSMFAAPTMVKRMLASNLDFDETAFRSIIYGGGPMYVEDARAALERFGPRMVQIFGQGESPMTITTLSRQVIAEKTHPRWLERLASVGVPFACLEVRTVDGEGRDVGLGETGEIAVRGPIVMKGYWQNPEATETTIRDGWLMTGDMGALDAEGSLTLKDRSKDLIISGGTNIYPREIEEVLLEHEKVVEVSVIGRPDPDWGEVVVAYVVGEASPKALDALCLERIARFKRPKDYVFVEALPKNNYGKILKTALREQDAARG
- a CDS encoding cupin domain-containing protein, giving the protein MSLHHIDWNSIPWTPVREGVERKVFHGEGATVTLHKLMPGHEPKPHSHPNEQIAYILQGRIKFFVGEDSHILGPGGLLVVPPNVTHWGEVIGDEPVLNFDVFTPQRPEYV
- a CDS encoding branched-chain amino acid ABC transporter permease produces the protein MPDPTFLAQAMISGIGTGLIYGLIGIGFCVIYNASGIVNFAQGAFVMLGGIVTYTFFASLGWPMLAAAAAATVLVALSGVVLERVVVRPLWDRKATIFVMILATLAAQIVVERAALILVGDQPKSLPVFTDLPPLRVGTVAISYQLIWIVVASLLIIAALGIFFKSTKVGKAMRACAINREAAMLQGIPVSRMLALSFALSAGLGAIAGILITPTQYTAFNVGVPFAISGFIAAIVGGFGKPFGAFLGGIALGLAQALAVVFLDAGLKNVAALTVLLLFLFIRPGGILGAAK
- a CDS encoding ABC transporter ATP-binding protein, which produces MSARLRLDNVTRRFGGLVAVDAVSFEVPAEGVTAVIGPNGAGKTTLFNLLSGAIAPSDGRIFFEGQETTGLSPDKVAARGLVRTFQLVQLFQDLTVLENVKVGRHLHTTGGLFAALFRTPQARRAEQAVTAKALELLDFVGLHTQAKTKAAVLPYGQQRLLEIARALATEPKLIALDEPAAGLNTDESRKLAEMIRRIADQGTTVLLIEHDMTLVMNTADKVVVLDFGKKIAEGTPGQVKEDPAVLRAYLGDTESLDA
- a CDS encoding branched-chain amino acid ABC transporter permease, with protein sequence MAVVPWIAGAGLIAYAYTGSGYVISVVNFALIYTIFVTGLNLFMGYAGQVSFGQNAFAAISGYASAVLTTTYGWSPLTALPVGIIGAVTVAAIVGYPTLRLKGHYLAMATLALGLIAYEIAVEWDSVTAGYMGISGVPPMGVAGYEVYSDRQMLTMLLIVAGLTLAAAAGIRHSRLGRAFVAIAGSEDAARALGINVARYKLMAFLISAGFAALAGSLYVHVVGFVSPEVFGLHMVILAFTMLYIGGIGTIMGPLIGAVIINVLPETFRQFADYQDLVYGTALILILIYMPKGLAGLADLWRRREGGS
- a CDS encoding ABC transporter ATP-binding protein, whose protein sequence is MAVASPQSRIIETDKLSARYGHVEALHPTDLVVGEGELVAVLGPNGAGKSTLMRAILGLVTTSGSVTFRGETLPRGNPVKTAARGVVLVPEGRGIFGPMSVKENLELGAYLLNDRAEFQRREARVLGLFPRLKERMSQIAGSLSGGEQQMLAVGRALMAEPKVLLLDEPSLGLAPRVIGEILETLGELNRAGLSILLVEQKAPLALKLANRAYLLSVGRVVAELDPREIKSHDDLAQYYFA
- a CDS encoding ABC transporter substrate-binding protein; translated protein: MSARRSLPATLAGIIAAGIMATSAQAEDPYKIGISAGLTGYAATVDRAWSDGVQTAVEVVNANGGVLGRQLMVTVEDNRSEPQDSVTVYRKMISDGVNIFISGCVSAGNMAAAPQVVRAETPMMLCSILPKTPKDVEWAFTTLPPARFEVETRLQYLKDKTQIKKIGVMHDPSPYANLQKDVAAKIAKDYGLEIVGIEQYKTNDADLSVIISKMNAAGAGAILKIGLGGTTLTAAKNIKQLGLDMLLLTSLEDLAVFRPVAEVLGDKFFFVASPSQVYDALPQSPLKDEIGEFLGPWKKKFADRDPNWASRGWDGVMLTVAAIEKGQSVLGPDVRNNLETISGYQGTTGIYNFSAQNHQGITENPFVLGQIIGGQVKVVE
- a CDS encoding hydantoinase B/oxoprolinase family protein, giving the protein MDGVELEILWSNLIGIVTERAKALQRIAFSPIVREAGDLACALFDRRGRMVVQANTGTPGHINSLAFAGAHLARIFGNNIAPGDVLITNDPWLSAGHFFDITTLTPIFDGDRLLAYIGSTIHHTDIGGYGIGAGARDVHEEGLWIPPLKLYDKGQANETLHAMIRRNVRTPDAVFGDLSAQVSAGEHAAERLIAMCGRHGLVDIESLSDEIIDRSEEATRTAIRALKPGTYHGESNFDVPGGQVITLKTAVTVDTDKGEIIVDFDGSSMQTSTGINVVLNYTHAYSTFAVRSCLNPELPNNTGSLAPIKVKAPEGSIINCKYPAPVNARHVVGMYVPMPILKALYQVMPERVLAEGSGAVWTIQIQGKRADGEPFTSSMFNYSGGMGARAEKVGPSATCYPTGVAAVPIEILEAAMPILFDRKELREGSGGTGRMRGGEGQTIAFHMMTEDPWLLNAVPSRLHEGPEGVGGGGPGAHGRFTVNGEDVSEARKLTMNAHDVVVLDTPGGGGYGSVVGD